In one window of Gemmatimonadota bacterium DNA:
- a CDS encoding ribosome maturation factor RimP — protein sequence METDRDSIVRIVSSLAGPIVDEAGFELVDLELAGRQGRYVLRLLIDKPGGVTINDCAQVNRELSSLLDLEDPIPSRYTLEVSSPGLDRPFKTERDFRRALGKRVKVVYADGNGGSVTRVGLLEGIEDSTVEIVCEGEKHRIPVASIRKAHRELEHGWDNG from the coding sequence ATGGAAACTGACCGCGATTCGATCGTCCGGATCGTCTCCTCGCTCGCCGGTCCGATCGTCGACGAAGCCGGGTTCGAACTGGTGGATCTGGAACTGGCGGGAAGGCAGGGAAGGTACGTCCTCAGGCTGTTGATCGACAAGCCGGGTGGCGTTACGATCAACGACTGTGCACAGGTAAACCGCGAACTGTCCAGCCTGCTCGATCTGGAAGACCCCATTCCGTCCCGCTATACGCTCGAAGTTTCCTCACCCGGTCTGGACCGGCCGTTCAAGACGGAAAGAGACTTCCGCAGGGCCCTGGGAAAGCGGGTCAAGGTCGTATACGCGGACGGGAACGGCGGATCGGTCACCCGGGTGGGCCTTCTCGAAGGCATCGAGGACAGTACGGTTGAAATCGTCTGCGAGGGGGAGAAGCATCGCATACCCGTCGCAAGCATCCGGAAAGCCCACCGGGAACTGGAACATGGTTGGGACAATGGTTAG
- the nusA gene encoding transcription termination factor NusA has protein sequence MNYEVIEALAQIIREKNVERDVVWDTVKTGLITAAKKRFGTGDDNVQVRIDEKLGTIEMAAVWEVVDEVEDPETQVSLETAQGIDPQAELGGSVEQALAFEEFGRNAIQAVKQVVVQRVREAERENVYELYKDRVNEIVIGSVQQVDRGNIIVKIERTEALLPWREQIRRERYRQGETIRAFILDVQNAIKGPQVILSRSCEAFLELLFRMEVPEIHEGIVEIKASAREPGDRSKIAVLSHDDRVDAVGACVGMKGTRVQAVVRELNNERIDIVPWSNDPSAFVTQALRPAEVAQVQILDIEKKDMRVVVEDDQLSLAIGKAGQNARLAVKLTGWNIDLIKRSDLEKQLISETFGAVDTDEEEAGSLAEIDGISDKLRQKLEDAGYTTVESLQQATADDLQEISGIGGVTADKIMTAVQ, from the coding sequence ATGAACTACGAGGTCATTGAGGCGCTGGCGCAGATCATACGAGAGAAAAACGTGGAGCGTGATGTGGTCTGGGACACGGTGAAGACCGGCCTGATCACGGCGGCCAAGAAGCGGTTCGGCACGGGCGACGACAACGTTCAGGTGCGGATCGACGAAAAGCTGGGGACGATCGAGATGGCGGCGGTCTGGGAAGTCGTGGACGAGGTGGAGGATCCCGAGACGCAGGTCAGTCTCGAAACCGCGCAGGGGATCGACCCGCAGGCGGAGCTGGGCGGAAGCGTCGAACAGGCCCTGGCCTTCGAGGAGTTCGGGCGCAACGCGATACAGGCGGTCAAGCAGGTCGTCGTGCAGCGCGTCCGTGAGGCGGAGCGGGAAAACGTCTACGAGTTGTACAAGGACCGGGTCAACGAGATCGTAATCGGCAGCGTGCAGCAGGTGGACCGCGGCAATATCATCGTCAAGATCGAGCGCACCGAGGCGCTGCTGCCGTGGCGCGAGCAGATACGGCGGGAAAGGTATCGCCAGGGCGAGACCATCCGCGCCTTCATCCTCGACGTGCAGAACGCCATTAAGGGCCCGCAGGTCATACTTTCTCGGAGCTGCGAGGCGTTCCTGGAACTGTTGTTCCGTATGGAGGTGCCGGAGATCCACGAGGGTATCGTGGAAATCAAGGCGTCCGCGCGGGAGCCGGGCGACCGGTCCAAGATCGCCGTCCTTTCACACGACGACCGGGTCGACGCCGTCGGCGCGTGCGTGGGCATGAAGGGCACGCGTGTACAGGCCGTCGTCCGTGAACTCAACAACGAGCGGATCGACATCGTGCCGTGGAGCAACGACCCGTCCGCCTTCGTGACCCAGGCGCTGCGCCCCGCCGAAGTAGCCCAGGTCCAGATCCTGGACATCGAGAAGAAGGACATGCGCGTGGTCGTCGAGGATGACCAGCTCTCGCTGGCCATCGGGAAGGCGGGCCAGAACGCCCGGCTTGCCGTCAAGCTTACCGGATGGAACATCGACCTGATCAAGCGCTCTGATCTCGAGAAGCAGCTGATTTCCGAGACCTTCGGCGCTGTCGATACCGATGAGGAAGAAGCGGGGTCGCTCGCCGAAATAGACGGCATTTCCGATAAGCTGCGCCAGAAGCTGGAAGACGCCGGCTACACGACGGTGGAGTCGCTGCAACAGGCTACCGCCGACGACCTGCAGGAAATCTCCGGGATCGGCGGCGTGACGGCCGATAAGATCATGACGGCGGTTCAGTGA
- a CDS encoding recombinase family protein: MSNARSRPTRRHRMNKAVCYIRVGSMETRKHPFRKADQEKRLRAYCADNDLDVMLVIRDIRVEAFTPLEERLGGRDLVDTVESKGIQHVVIWRLDRLFRSAAEMSGCLAAWSGEDIACHVLDLDGQSVRTDQEQGKLVMSTLNVLAGMAHDLPAERTRNRIRLKKNNRFVYGAVPYGYDLSGNQLVPNAREQEIIRKVKHWRTEGRSLRSIAEELNGMGIPTKRAAAVSRETRWYASTVRYLLQNELYLSEEEEDGPAGDQG; encoded by the coding sequence ATGTCAAACGCACGGTCCAGACCGACCAGGAGACACCGGATGAACAAGGCGGTTTGCTATATCAGGGTCGGCTCGATGGAAACCCGGAAGCATCCCTTTCGAAAGGCAGACCAGGAGAAACGGCTACGCGCCTACTGCGCGGATAACGACCTCGACGTCATGCTGGTGATCCGCGATATCCGTGTCGAAGCGTTCACTCCGCTCGAGGAACGTCTGGGCGGCCGGGACCTGGTCGATACGGTCGAATCGAAGGGCATCCAGCATGTCGTCATCTGGCGGCTCGACCGGCTGTTCAGATCCGCGGCGGAAATGTCGGGCTGCCTCGCGGCCTGGTCCGGTGAAGACATCGCGTGCCATGTGCTGGATCTCGACGGCCAATCCGTCCGCACCGACCAGGAGCAGGGCAAGCTGGTCATGAGCACGCTCAACGTGCTCGCCGGGATGGCCCACGACCTGCCCGCCGAGCGGACGAGGAACCGGATTCGGCTGAAGAAGAACAACCGGTTCGTCTATGGCGCGGTCCCCTACGGTTACGACCTGTCCGGCAACCAACTGGTGCCCAACGCCAGGGAGCAGGAGATCATCCGGAAGGTGAAGCACTGGCGGACCGAAGGCAGGAGCCTGCGCAGCATCGCGGAGGAACTCAACGGGATGGGGATCCCCACCAAGCGCGCCGCGGCGGTTTCACGGGAAACCCGCTGGTACGCGTCCACGGTCCGGTACCTGCTGCAAAACGAACTCTACCTTTCCGAAGAAGAGGAAGACGGCCCGGCCGGAGACCAGGGCTGA
- a CDS encoding 30S ribosomal protein S1, with protein MSEDSPKTTEVEETEASSSPAELAEAAKEVSAEPPAPDSEQDGPAEPSTEPKTAVATETAVATEPSEVEETAKPTAETEPASPKRPYRLPKWVDEQDLNQQELEEYEQMFQMYDETLKDIVEGEIVPGQVIAIENGEVIIDVGFKSEGAISLSEFTDPDELEIGQDIEVFLEDIEAQEGQLVLSKQKADFMKVWDKIKDAHEEGAVVEGQILRRIKGGLVVDLFGVDAFLPGSQVALKQTPNLDQFIGEKLPFKIIKLNKSRRNIVVSRRVVLEVEKEKQKQAIIAELDRGQVRKGVVKNITDFGAFVDLGGIDGLLHITDISWGRIGHPSELVTIGSEITVAILEFDRERERISLGLKQLEPYPWANVEEKYPVGSRITGRVVSITDYGAFVELERGVEGLIHISEMSWTKHVTHPSKMVTVNENVDVVVLKVDQQNEKISLGMKQTQPDPWLSLNERYNVGAMVRGRVRNITAFGAFVEIEEGIDGLVHISDMSWTRRIKHPSEVVRKGEEIDVMVLNIDPEARRVSLGIKQVSEDPWISLAEVYPVNTETSGVIIRLLERGVVVELSHEVEGFVPISQLNHPEIKRPGDAFKEGEEIPLKVIEFDGKNRRVVLSVKAYFRDRERAEIDDYLSKHPVAGTVIGDVVAVEDEAAKAEDSAKAEKSAKAEDVAETGDAARVEDTTEAEDTTEAEVTAKAEVTAKAEDTGKTGEADG; from the coding sequence ATGTCAGAGGACTCACCGAAGACTACCGAGGTCGAGGAGACCGAGGCGTCTTCTTCACCCGCCGAACTCGCGGAGGCGGCTAAAGAGGTATCCGCGGAACCACCCGCGCCGGATTCGGAGCAAGACGGGCCGGCGGAGCCTTCCACCGAGCCGAAGACGGCCGTGGCGACGGAGACCGCCGTAGCAACGGAACCCTCCGAGGTCGAGGAGACCGCCAAGCCGACCGCCGAAACGGAACCCGCTTCCCCGAAGCGTCCGTACCGGCTGCCCAAGTGGGTGGACGAGCAGGACCTGAATCAACAGGAACTCGAAGAATACGAACAGATGTTCCAGATGTATGACGAGACCCTGAAGGACATCGTGGAAGGCGAGATCGTTCCCGGCCAGGTCATCGCGATCGAGAACGGTGAAGTCATCATCGACGTCGGGTTCAAATCGGAAGGCGCGATCTCTCTGTCCGAGTTCACCGACCCCGACGAGCTCGAGATCGGCCAGGACATCGAGGTCTTCCTGGAGGATATCGAAGCCCAGGAAGGGCAGCTCGTTCTGTCCAAGCAAAAAGCCGATTTCATGAAGGTCTGGGACAAGATCAAGGATGCCCACGAGGAAGGCGCCGTGGTGGAAGGCCAGATCCTGAGGCGCATCAAGGGCGGCCTGGTGGTGGACCTGTTCGGCGTGGATGCCTTCCTGCCCGGTTCGCAGGTGGCGTTGAAGCAGACGCCGAACCTGGACCAGTTCATCGGAGAAAAGCTCCCCTTCAAGATCATCAAGCTGAACAAGAGCCGCAGGAACATCGTGGTGTCCCGTCGCGTGGTGCTCGAGGTTGAGAAGGAGAAGCAGAAGCAGGCCATCATCGCCGAACTCGACCGCGGCCAGGTTCGCAAGGGCGTGGTCAAGAACATCACGGATTTCGGCGCTTTCGTGGATCTGGGCGGCATCGACGGACTGCTGCACATCACGGACATCTCCTGGGGACGCATCGGCCATCCTTCCGAACTGGTGACGATCGGCAGCGAGATTACCGTGGCCATCCTGGAATTCGACCGGGAACGCGAACGGATTTCGCTGGGCCTCAAGCAACTCGAGCCCTACCCCTGGGCGAACGTCGAGGAGAAGTATCCCGTCGGCTCGAGAATCACGGGGCGGGTCGTCAGCATCACCGACTACGGGGCCTTCGTGGAACTCGAACGGGGCGTGGAGGGGCTGATTCACATTTCCGAAATGTCCTGGACGAAGCACGTTACCCACCCCTCGAAGATGGTGACGGTCAATGAGAACGTGGATGTCGTGGTCCTCAAGGTGGATCAGCAGAACGAGAAGATCTCCCTGGGCATGAAGCAGACCCAGCCGGACCCGTGGCTGTCGCTCAACGAGCGGTACAATGTGGGCGCCATGGTTCGTGGACGCGTGCGCAACATCACCGCTTTCGGCGCTTTCGTGGAAATCGAAGAAGGCATAGACGGGCTGGTCCATATCTCCGACATGTCCTGGACGCGACGGATCAAGCACCCCAGCGAAGTCGTCAGGAAGGGTGAAGAGATCGACGTGATGGTCCTCAACATCGATCCCGAAGCCCGGCGCGTATCCCTCGGCATCAAGCAGGTCTCCGAGGATCCGTGGATCTCGCTTGCCGAAGTTTATCCTGTGAATACCGAGACGTCGGGGGTCATCATCCGGCTTCTCGAACGGGGCGTGGTCGTCGAGCTTTCACACGAGGTGGAGGGATTCGTCCCCATCTCACAGCTCAATCATCCGGAGATCAAGCGGCCGGGCGACGCCTTCAAGGAAGGCGAGGAGATCCCGCTGAAGGTCATCGAGTTTGACGGGAAGAACCGCCGGGTCGTGCTCAGCGTGAAGGCCTACTTCCGCGACCGGGAACGGGCTGAAATCGACGACTACCTGAGCAAGCACCCCGTGGCGGGTACCGTGATCGGCGATGTCGTGGCCGTTGAAGACGAGGCCGCCAAGGCGGAGGATTCCGCCAAGGCAGAGAAATCCGCCAAGGCAGAGGACGTTGCCGAGACGGGGGACGCCGCCAGGGTCGAGGACACCACCGAGGCAGAGGACACCACCGAGGCCGAGGTCACCGCCAAGGCCGAGGTCACCGCCAAGGCCGAGGACACCGGCAAAACCGGGGAAGCGGACGGATAA
- a CDS encoding DUF503 domain-containing protein encodes MIVGLCRIDLFLPESRSLKAKRQVIKGLKDRIRNRFNVSVAEVEHQSLWQRATLGLAMVSEEKGYVDRTLRQVLNLVQAEPRLLVLDHAFEWY; translated from the coding sequence ATGATCGTAGGGCTGTGCCGAATCGACCTGTTTCTGCCCGAAAGCCGCTCGCTGAAGGCCAAGAGGCAGGTGATCAAGGGGCTGAAGGACCGGATCCGGAATCGATTCAACGTGTCGGTCGCCGAGGTGGAGCACCAGTCGCTCTGGCAGCGGGCCACCCTCGGACTCGCGATGGTTTCCGAAGAAAAAGGTTACGTCGACCGGACGCTGCGGCAGGTACTGAATCTGGTCCAGGCGGAACCCAGGCTGCTGGTACTGGATCACGCGTTCGAGTGGTACTAG
- the scpB gene encoding SMC-Scp complex subunit ScpB, which produces MDEYRAITEAVLFASDAPLSLTELSRVMDDVGEDLIGGCIEALNEKYAQGGHGFEIRHVANGYQLSSKVDYAKWIRRLYRGRIPSRLTQAALECLSIVAYKQPISRSEVEAIRGVNVDGVLRTLLDRNLIRIAGRGEGVGRPILYATTGDFLRYFGLNKLSDLPKLDELNELLKDQDIELDEVEEQLDPSLFPRPGRSASPAGETDGKVVSTDETE; this is translated from the coding sequence CTGGACGAATACCGCGCGATCACGGAAGCCGTGCTGTTCGCCAGCGACGCGCCGCTCAGCCTGACCGAACTCAGCCGCGTCATGGACGACGTGGGCGAGGATCTGATCGGTGGATGCATCGAAGCCCTGAACGAGAAGTACGCGCAGGGCGGCCACGGCTTCGAAATCCGGCACGTGGCCAACGGATACCAGCTCAGCAGCAAGGTGGATTACGCGAAATGGATTCGCCGGCTCTACCGGGGCAGGATCCCATCTCGGCTTACCCAGGCCGCCCTGGAATGCCTTTCGATCGTCGCGTACAAACAACCGATCAGCCGGTCCGAGGTGGAGGCCATACGCGGGGTGAACGTAGACGGCGTGCTTAGGACGCTGCTGGATCGTAACCTCATACGCATCGCCGGCAGGGGAGAAGGCGTCGGCCGGCCGATTCTCTATGCGACGACGGGTGATTTCCTCAGGTATTTCGGGCTCAACAAGCTGTCGGACCTGCCCAAGCTGGACGAACTGAATGAACTGTTGAAGGACCAGGATATCGAACTGGACGAAGTAGAAGAGCAGCTGGACCCGTCGTTGTTCCCGCGGCCGGGACGGTCGGCCAGTCCGGCGGGCGAGACGGATGGAAAAGTAGTGTCGACCGATGAGACTGAATAG
- a CDS encoding rRNA pseudouridine synthase, with translation MRLNRYMAQAGVASRRHSEAMIEAGRVKLNGETVVSLATRVHPDSDVVTVDDRTLEVSADRKCYLLNKPAGYLTTLSDPFGRPTVASLIRDIPERVFPVGRLDRDSEGLLLLSNDGALGHRLMHPRFRFEKEYHVLVKGVPRKDTLLRLREGVVLDGRTTAKAGVESIRRSESGAWLSIVLHEGRKRQIRRMCDVVGHPVMRLIRVRLGGLADGGLPAGKWRALTHGEIEELEPVGPMTG, from the coding sequence ATGAGACTGAATAGATACATGGCCCAGGCGGGCGTCGCCTCCCGGAGGCACAGCGAGGCGATGATCGAGGCCGGCCGGGTCAAACTGAACGGCGAGACGGTGGTTTCCCTGGCCACGCGGGTCCATCCCGATTCGGATGTCGTGACGGTCGATGACCGGACGCTGGAGGTATCGGCGGACCGGAAATGCTACCTGCTCAACAAGCCGGCCGGATACCTGACCACGTTGAGCGATCCCTTCGGCCGGCCGACGGTGGCCTCGTTGATCCGGGACATCCCGGAACGCGTCTTTCCCGTCGGCAGGCTGGACCGGGACTCGGAGGGCCTGTTGCTCCTGTCGAACGACGGCGCGTTGGGGCACCGGCTGATGCATCCGCGTTTCCGTTTCGAAAAGGAGTATCATGTCCTCGTAAAGGGCGTGCCGCGGAAAGACACGCTGCTAAGGCTGAGAGAAGGCGTTGTGCTGGACGGCAGGACCACGGCGAAGGCCGGCGTGGAGTCGATCAGGCGTTCGGAGAGCGGCGCCTGGCTGTCGATCGTGTTGCACGAGGGTCGCAAGCGCCAGATCCGGAGAATGTGCGACGTGGTAGGGCATCCCGTGATGCGGTTGATCAGGGTGCGGCTGGGCGGACTGGCCGACGGCGGACTTCCCGCCGGGAAATGGCGCGCGCTGACCCATGGAGAAATCGAGGAACTTGAGCCGGTGGGCCCCATGACCGGCTGA
- the mtaB gene encoding tRNA (N(6)-L-threonylcarbamoyladenosine(37)-C(2))-methylthiotransferase MtaB — protein sequence MNTRPRPAGQRSFVTQPGLAPAHDTPTVALHTLGCRLNQFETEAIREQFVLRGFHVVPFSAPADVYVVNTCTVTNQADASARQALRRAVRTMRATGRRPASIVVATGCYAQTNPGQLLEIEGVDLVLGNVEKGDLVDHVLTMRAGDPPTSRVTRRAEMAQFDERLDVSAFENRTRATLKIQDGCDQFCSFCIIPWARGRHRSLPPDAVMRQVQTLVDRDYAEIVLTGVHLGEYGNDLPTPVTLNDVVRQILERTALPRLRLSSIWPTAVDGELIDLFGHHAPRLCRYTHLAVQHGDDHLLGAMRRTYTAGQAKEVVERLVDAVPDICIGADVMVGFPGETDASFQRMYDWLDRQPYAYFHVFSYSRRDHTRAARMPDQVPPSTARERNLLLRTLSDRKSAEYNSRFRGRKLTVLVEEESDGPNGSRGELVHPHGEQGPHTRRMTGRTDHGLRCWFEGRSEQVNAFVEVEVDATDARGATGRLSVPDARDAGAGDTVPAIGDAADRVPVADATLELD from the coding sequence ATAAACACCCGTCCGCGACCAGCGGGACAGAGGTCTTTCGTGACTCAACCTGGCTTGGCCCCGGCGCATGATACGCCGACGGTAGCCTTGCATACGCTCGGCTGCCGTCTGAATCAATTCGAGACCGAGGCTATTCGCGAGCAGTTCGTTTTACGGGGCTTTCATGTCGTGCCCTTCAGCGCGCCCGCGGATGTCTACGTCGTCAATACCTGCACGGTGACCAACCAGGCCGATGCGTCAGCCCGGCAGGCACTTCGCCGGGCCGTGCGGACCATGCGGGCTACCGGGCGCCGACCGGCGTCCATCGTCGTCGCCACGGGCTGTTACGCCCAGACGAATCCCGGCCAGCTCCTGGAAATCGAGGGCGTGGACCTCGTCCTCGGCAACGTGGAGAAGGGCGATCTCGTCGACCACGTGCTAACGATGCGCGCGGGTGATCCTCCCACTTCTCGGGTGACCCGCAGGGCGGAGATGGCGCAATTCGACGAGCGGCTCGACGTCTCCGCTTTTGAAAACCGAACGCGGGCCACGCTGAAGATCCAGGACGGCTGCGATCAATTCTGTTCGTTCTGCATCATTCCCTGGGCCCGCGGCCGGCATCGAAGCCTGCCGCCGGACGCCGTGATGCGCCAGGTTCAGACCCTGGTGGACAGAGATTACGCCGAGATCGTGCTCACCGGCGTGCATCTCGGCGAATACGGCAACGACCTGCCCACGCCCGTCACGCTCAACGACGTCGTTCGACAGATCCTGGAACGGACCGCGCTGCCCCGCCTGAGGCTGAGCTCCATCTGGCCCACGGCGGTGGACGGGGAACTGATCGACCTGTTCGGGCACCACGCGCCGAGGCTGTGCCGTTACACGCACCTGGCCGTGCAACACGGCGACGACCACCTGCTGGGGGCCATGCGCCGGACCTACACGGCCGGTCAGGCTAAGGAGGTGGTCGAACGGCTGGTCGACGCGGTACCGGATATCTGTATCGGGGCCGACGTCATGGTCGGATTCCCGGGGGAAACCGACGCCTCCTTTCAACGTATGTACGACTGGCTGGACCGCCAGCCCTACGCCTATTTCCACGTGTTTTCCTATTCCAGACGGGACCATACCCGCGCCGCCCGCATGCCGGACCAGGTGCCGCCTTCGACGGCACGGGAACGGAACCTGCTGCTTCGAACGTTGAGCGATCGGAAATCAGCGGAGTACAATAGCCGATTCAGGGGCAGGAAACTCACTGTGCTGGTGGAGGAAGAATCGGATGGCCCGAATGGTTCGCGCGGTGAGCTAGTCCACCCGCACGGTGAGCAAGGCCCTCATACACGGCGCATGACAGGGCGGACGGACCACGGGCTGAGATGCTGGTTCGAGGGACGGTCGGAGCAGGTGAACGCCTTCGTCGAAGTGGAAGTAGACGCGACCGACGCCCGGGGCGCGACCGGCCGGCTTTCCGTACCCGACGCTCGGGACGCCGGAGCCGGCGACACCGTACCCGCAATTGGGGACGCCGCCGACCGGGTTCCCGTCGCCGACGCCACCCTTGAATTGGATTGA
- a CDS encoding 50S ribosomal protein L7: MKSRGTPVTQRIDQPSVTGLLGLGVRAGQVRGGAEAVKKSIHGGKSRLVILAGDASEGTKRSFRRLAGSRGVPVLECHTRLELGACLDRAPMAVLSISDRHLASGMLKKVSPEGND; this comes from the coding sequence GTGAAAAGCAGGGGAACTCCAGTGACGCAGCGAATTGATCAACCATCCGTGACCGGACTCCTTGGCCTCGGCGTGCGCGCCGGCCAGGTAAGGGGCGGCGCGGAAGCCGTCAAGAAGTCCATACACGGCGGGAAATCCCGGCTGGTCATCCTGGCCGGGGATGCCTCCGAAGGGACGAAGCGTTCTTTCAGAAGACTGGCCGGTTCCCGGGGCGTACCCGTACTCGAATGTCATACCCGTTTGGAACTGGGCGCGTGCCTGGATCGGGCGCCCATGGCGGTGCTGTCCATTTCGGACCGGCACCTGGCGAGCGGAATGCTGAAGAAAGTGTCTCCGGAAGGAAACGATTAG
- the infB gene encoding translation initiation factor IF-2, translating to MASKRIYEVAKQYNISSNALVQMLRDLDHTVKSHMSIMDEKMVLDVNMRFEQEKLAARQEQDRKKKMAASETKAKPKTVKEGPSRARPKAEAGKPARKDGAPATQAVKGDGDVRGRRRRSKKKKKAKVDQKEVEASVRRTIAQMDSTRTRRRRRRGDREEGEADDEALSVIRVPEFISAGELAEHLSVSPTEIVSKCLQLGLMITINQRLDMDTLMTVASEFGFDIEEQSEYGLEYIEEDEEEEDEGVLVSRPPVVTIMGHVDHGKTSLLDYIRKSNVIAGEAGGITQHIGAYEVDLESGQITFLDTPGHEAFSAMRARGTQVTDIVILVVAADEEVMPQTIEAIDHAKAAEVPIIIALNKMDLETARPDRIKEQLSQRGLLVEDWGGDVIACEVSALTGAGVDHILEMVLLQSEMLDLKANPDRRAQGVVVEAELDRGRGTLATVLIQQGTLRVGDAFVAGQFSGRVRALLNERGARIVDAGPSVPVQIMGFSGMPQVGDSFAVVESESLAREIGNRRRQMRREHEFRQARPITLEDIYDQIKEGEIQELPVIVKGDVGGSVEALSDSLLRLENDEVKIRIIHTGIGAINESDVLLATASNAIIIGFHVRPNAQARALAEREQVDIRLYDIIYRVIQDVTDALEGMLKPDIEEQVVGVVEVREIFRAPRVGTIAGCYVQSGNVTRNANIRLIRDGIVVYESTVGSLRRFKEDVREVQTGFECGLTVDGFQDIKQDDTIEVYETREVARQLQTR from the coding sequence ATGGCGTCAAAGAGAATCTACGAAGTAGCCAAGCAGTACAACATATCGAGCAACGCGCTCGTCCAGATGCTTCGGGACCTGGACCATACGGTCAAGAGCCATATGAGCATCATGGACGAGAAGATGGTCCTCGACGTCAACATGCGGTTCGAGCAGGAGAAACTGGCGGCCCGGCAGGAACAGGATCGCAAGAAGAAGATGGCCGCGTCGGAGACTAAGGCCAAGCCGAAGACCGTGAAGGAGGGTCCGAGCCGGGCCCGGCCGAAGGCGGAAGCGGGAAAGCCGGCCAGGAAGGACGGAGCCCCCGCCACCCAGGCGGTAAAGGGTGATGGGGACGTACGCGGGCGCCGCCGTCGATCCAAGAAGAAAAAGAAGGCGAAGGTCGACCAGAAGGAAGTGGAAGCCAGCGTGCGCCGGACTATCGCCCAGATGGACAGCACCCGCACACGACGCCGCCGGCGCCGGGGCGACCGGGAAGAGGGGGAAGCCGACGACGAGGCTTTGAGCGTCATACGGGTACCCGAGTTCATTTCGGCCGGTGAGCTGGCCGAGCACCTTTCCGTCTCCCCGACGGAAATCGTCTCGAAATGCCTGCAGCTCGGACTCATGATCACGATCAACCAGCGGCTGGACATGGACACCCTGATGACCGTCGCGTCCGAGTTCGGTTTCGACATCGAGGAGCAGTCCGAGTACGGCCTCGAGTATATCGAAGAAGACGAAGAAGAAGAGGACGAGGGCGTCCTCGTGTCCCGTCCCCCGGTGGTCACCATCATGGGACACGTGGACCACGGAAAGACCTCCCTCCTCGACTACATCCGCAAGAGCAACGTGATCGCCGGCGAGGCCGGGGGCATCACGCAGCATATCGGCGCTTACGAAGTCGACCTGGAAAGCGGACAGATCACATTCCTGGATACACCGGGTCACGAGGCCTTTTCCGCCATGCGCGCCCGGGGCACGCAGGTGACCGACATCGTCATCCTCGTGGTGGCGGCGGACGAGGAAGTCATGCCGCAGACTATCGAGGCCATCGACCACGCCAAAGCCGCCGAAGTCCCTATCATCATCGCGCTGAACAAGATGGATCTCGAAACGGCCCGTCCCGACCGCATCAAGGAACAACTGAGCCAGCGCGGTCTTCTCGTCGAAGACTGGGGCGGCGATGTCATCGCCTGCGAAGTGTCGGCCCTGACCGGAGCGGGCGTGGACCACATCCTGGAAATGGTGCTGCTGCAGTCGGAGATGCTGGATTTGAAAGCGAACCCCGACAGGCGGGCGCAGGGCGTGGTCGTGGAGGCGGAGCTGGACCGCGGCCGCGGAACGCTCGCCACCGTTCTCATCCAGCAGGGCACGCTGCGCGTCGGCGACGCTTTCGTGGCGGGCCAGTTCAGCGGCCGGGTCAGGGCGCTGCTCAACGAAAGAGGCGCGCGGATCGTGGACGCGGGACCGTCGGTACCCGTTCAGATCATGGGATTCTCGGGCATGCCCCAGGTCGGCGACTCCTTCGCGGTCGTGGAATCGGAATCGCTGGCGAGGGAGATCGGCAACCGGCGCCGGCAGATGCGCAGGGAGCACGAGTTCCGCCAGGCCAGGCCCATCACCCTGGAAGATATATACGATCAGATCAAGGAAGGCGAGATCCAGGAACTTCCTGTCATCGTCAAGGGCGACGTGGGCGGTTCCGTGGAAGCGTTGAGCGATTCGCTGCTGCGCCTCGAGAACGACGAGGTCAAGATACGGATCATCCACACGGGAATCGGGGCCATCAACGAATCCGACGTCCTGCTCGCCACGGCGTCCAACGCCATCATCATCGGATTTCACGTACGGCCCAACGCCCAGGCGAGGGCGCTGGCCGAGCGGGAGCAAGTCGACATACGCCTGTACGACATCATCTACCGCGTCATCCAGGACGTCACGGACGCCCTGGAAGGCATGCTGAAACCGGATATTGAAGAACAGGTCGTGGGCGTTGTGGAAGTGAGAGAGATTTTCAGGGCGCCGCGCGTGGGAACGATCGCGGGCTGCTACGTCCAGTCCGGCAACGTGACCCGTAACGCCAACATCCGGCTCATTCGCGACGGAATCGTCGTCTACGAGAGCACGGTCGGATCGTTGCGCCGGTTCAAGGAGGACGTCCGCGAGGTTCAGACCGGGTTCGAATGCGGGCTGACCGTCGACGGGTTCCAGGACATCAAGCAGGACGATACCATCGAGGTTTACGAGACCCGGGAAGTCGCCCGGCAACTGCAGACGCGTTGA